From Cucumis melo cultivar AY chromosome 1, USDA_Cmelo_AY_1.0, whole genome shotgun sequence, a single genomic window includes:
- the LOC103492732 gene encoding protein TRANSPORT INHIBITOR RESPONSE 1 — MLRMASTFPEDVLEHVFSFIQCHKDRNSISMVCKSWYEIERCCRKRVFVGNCYAVSPQTVIRRFPDVRSVELKGKPHFADFSLVPDGWGGYVYPWILAMASAYPLLEEIRLKRMVVTDESLELISKSFKNFKVLVLMTCEGFSTDGLAAIAANCRNLKVLDLRESDVEDLNGHWLSHFPDTYTSLVSLNIACLGSEVSVSALERLVDRCPNLRTLRLNRPVPLDRHANLLRRAPQLVEFGAGCYMADLRSEVFSSLTGAFTSCTELKSLSGFWDVVPAYLPSVYPTCSRLTSLNLSYATIQCDDLTKLISQCHNLQKLWVLDFIEDSGLEAVADTCKDLRELRVFPSEPYGQEPNVSLTEQGLVSVSEGCPKLQSVLYFCRQMTNAALVTIARNRPNMTRFRLCILEPRTPDYLTDQPLDVGFGAIVEYCKDLQRFSLSGLLTDRCFEYIGTYGKKLEMLSVAFAGDSDLGLHHVLSGCDSLRKLEIRDCPFGDKALLANAAKLETMRSLWMSSCSVSFGACKLLAQKFPQLNVEVIDERGPPNTRPESCPVERLYIYRSVAGRRLDMPGFVWTMDGDAPLKLT, encoded by the exons ATGCTGAGAATGGCGAGTACGTTTCCAGAAGATGTGTTGGAGCATGTGTTTTCGTTTATACAGTGTCATAAAGACAGGAACTCGATTTCTATGGTGTGTAAATCTTGGTATGAGATTGAGAGATGTTGTAGGAAGAGGGTTTTTGTTGGGAACTGCTATGCGGTGAGTCCTCAGACTGTAATCAGGCGGTTTCCGGATGTGAGATCTGTGGAGTTGAAAGGGAAGCCGCACTTTGCGGATTTTAGTTTGGTGCCTGATGGTTGGGGTGGGTATGTTTATCCATGGATCCTGGCTATGGCTTCTGCGTATCCTTTGTTGGAGGAGATCAGGTTGAAGAGAATGGTGGTTACGGATGAGAGTTTGGAGCTCATTTCCAAGTCTTTTAAGAATTTTAAGGTTCTTGTGTTGATGACTTGTGAAGGGTTCAGTACTGATGGGCTTGCGGCCATTGCTGCTAATTGCAG GAATTTGAAAGTATTGGACTTACGAGAGAGTGATGTGGAAGATCTGAATGGGCATTGGCTCAGCCATTTTCCTGATACATATACGTCATTGGTATCTCTCAATATTGCTTGTTTGGGGTCTGAGGTGAGTGTATCAGCACTGGAGCGTCTAGTGGACAGGTGTCCAAACTTAAGGACACTGCGTCTCAATCGTCCAGTTCCCCTTGATAGGCATGCCAACCTACTTCGTCGTGCCCCTCAGCTGGTTGAGTTTGGTGCTGGATGCTATATGGCTGACTTGAGATCTGAAGTTTTTTCGAGCTTAACTGGGGCATTTACAAGCTGCACAGAATTGAAGAGTCTGTCAGGATTTTGGGATGTTGTCCCTGCATACCTTCCTTCTGTTTATCCAACATGCTCTCGGCTAACATCCTTAAACTTAAGCTATGCTACAATTCAAtgtgacgatcttacaaagctTATCAGTCAATGTCATAATTTACAGAAGCTTTGG GTGCTGGACTTCATTGAGGATTCTGGCCTTGAAGCTGTTGCAGATACCTGCAAAGATCTTAGAGAATTAAGAGTGTTTCCATCCGAACCGTATGGGCAGGAACCAAATGTGTCTTTGACAGAACAGGGCCTCGTCTCTGTATCTGAAGGTTGCCCAAAGCTCCAATCTGTTCTGTACTTTTGTCGTCAAATGACAAATGCTGCCTTAGTGACCATTGCCAGGAATCGTCCAAACATGACCAGATTTCGTCTATGTATTCTGGAGCCACGGACTCCCGATTACCTTACGGATCAGCCACTTGATGTAGGTTTTGGGGCAATTGTTGAGTATTGCAAAGATCTCCAGCGCTTTTCCCTTTCTGGCCTTCTTACGGATCGATGTTTCGAATATATAGGGACTTATGGTAAAAAGCTAGAGATGTTATCTGTGGCATTTGCAGGCGATAGTGATTTAGGTCTTCATCATGTGTTGTCTGGATGTGATAGTCTTCGCAAGCTGGAGATCAGGGACTGTCCTTTTGGTGATAAAGCTCTTTTAGCCAATGCTGCAAAGCTCGAGACAATGCGATCCCTTTGGATGTCTTCTTGCTCAGTGAGTTTTGGAGCATGCAAATTGTTAGCTCAGAAGTTTCCCCAACTCAATGTCGAAGTTATAGATGAGAGGGGTCCTCCAAATACCAGGCCCGAAAGTTGTCCTGTGGAGAGGTTATATATATACCGAAGTGTCGCTGGGCGTCGGTTAGATATGCCTGGTTTTGTGTGGACAATGGACGGAGATGCTCCTCTAAAGCTTACTTGA